A genomic stretch from Saccharomyces paradoxus chromosome XVI, complete sequence includes:
- the SUA7 gene encoding transcription factor TFIIB (Transcription factor TFIIB~similar to YPR086W), producing MMTRESIDKRAGRRGPNLNIVLTCPECKVYPPKIVERFSEGDVVCALCGLVLSDKLVDTRSEWRTFSNDDHNGDDPSRVGEASNPLLDGNNLSTRIGKGETTDMRFTKELNKAQGKNVMDKKDNEVQAAFAKITMLCDAAELPKIVKDCAKEAYKLCHDEKTLKGKSMESIMAASILIGCRRAEVARTFKEIQSLIHVKTKEFGKTLNIMKNILRGKSEDGFLKIDTDNMSGAQNLTYIPRFCSHLGLPMQVTTSAEYTAKKCKEIKEIAGKSPITIAVVSIYLNILLFQIPITAAKVGQTLQVTEGTIKSGYKILYEHRDKLVDPQLIANGVVSLDSLPGVEKK from the coding sequence ATGATGACTAGGGAAAGCATAGATAAAAGAGCAGGAAGAAGGGGTCCTAATCTGAATATTGTGCTAACGTGTCCAGAGTGTAAGGTCTACCCACCAAAAATCGTTGAAAGATTTAGTGAAGGGGATGTTGTATGCGCTCTTTGTGGTCTAGTTTTATCAGATAAATTAGTCGACACCAGGTCTGAGTGGAGAACATTTTCCAATGATGATCACAACGGTGATGACCCAAGTCGTGTTGGTGAAGCTTCAAATCCTCTATTAGATGGGAATAATCTATCTACAAGGATCGGGAAGGGTGAAACTACGGATATGAGATTCACCAAAGAGCTGAATAAGGcacaaggaaaaaatgttatGGATAAAAAGGATAACGAAGTACAAGCCGCATTTGCTAAGATTACTATGCTGTGCGATGCAGCTGAATTACCTAAGATTGTGAAAGATTGTGCCAAAGAAGCATATAAACTTTGCCACGATGAAAAAACGTTGAAGGGGAAATCGATGGAGAGTATAATGGCTGCGTCCATATTGATTGGGTGCAGACGTGCTGAGGTGGCAAGGACTTTTAAAGAAATCCAATCTTTGATCCATGTCAAAACTAAAGAGTTTGGGAAAACTTTGAACATAATGAAGAACATTTTAAGAGGTAAGAGTGAAGATGGTTTCCTGAAGATTGATACTGATAATATGAGTGGTGCCCAGAATCTTACATATATACCCAGATTCTGTTCCCATTTGGGTTTGCCAATGCAAGTCACCACTTCTGCTGAATATACTGCAAAGAAATGTAAAGAAATCAAGGAAATTGCAGGTAAATCTCCTATTACCATTGCTGTTGTTTCCATCTATCTAAACATCCTGCTCTTTCAGATCCCTATTACGGCAGCAAAAGTTGGCCAAACTCTGCAAGTTACTGAAGGTACCATCAAATCGGGTTATAAGATACTTTATGAACATAGAGACAAGCTTGTGGATCCACAACTTATCGCTAATGGTGTAGTGTCTTTGGATAGCTTACCGGGCGtcgaaaagaaatga
- the SRP54 gene encoding RNA-binding signal recognition particle subunit SRP54 (Signal recognition particle (SRP) subunit (SRP54)~similar to YPR088C) yields MVLADLGKRINSAVNNAISNTQDDFATSVDVMLKGIVTALLESDVNIALVSKLRNNIRSQLLSENRSEKSTTNAQTKKLIQKTVFDELCKLVTCEGSEEKAFVPKKRKTNIIMFVGLQGSGKTTSCTKLAVYYSKRGFKVGLVCADTFRAGAFDQLKQNAIRARIPFYGSYTETDPAKVAEEGINKFKKEKFDIIIVDTSGRHHQEEELFQEMIEISNVIKPNQTIMVLDASIGQAAEQQSKAFKESSDFGAIILTKMDGHARGGGAISAVAATNTPIIFIGTGEHIHDLEKFSPKSFISKLLGIGDIESLFEQLQTVSNKEDAKATMENIQKGKFTLLDFKKQMQTIMKMGPLSNIAQMIPGMSNMMNQVGEEETSQKMKKMVYVLDSMTREELESDGRMFIEQPTRMVRVAKGSGTSVFEVEMILMQQQMMARMAQTATQQQPGAPGANARMPGMPNMPGMPGMPGMPNMPGMPKVTPQMMQQAQQKLKQNPGLMQNMMNMFGGGGMGGGMGGGMPDMNEMMKMMQDPQMQQMAKQFGMG; encoded by the coding sequence ATGGTTTTGGCTGATTTGGGGAAGCGGATTAACTCTGCTGTGAATAATGCAATTTCCAATACACAGGATGACTTTGCTACATCCGTAGATGTAATGTTAAAGGGCATCGTAACTGCGTTGTTAGAATCGGATGTTAATATTGCCCTGGTTTCTAAATTACGAAATAATATAAGGTCACAACTGCTGAGTGAAAACCGTAGTGAGAAGTCTACAACCAACGCACAAACTAAGAAGCTTATTCAGAAAACGGTGTTTGATGAACTATGTAAGCTGGTCACCTGCGAAGGTAGTGAAGAGAAGGCCTTTGTGcccaagaaaagaaagacaaaCATTATAATGTTTGTCGGGCTGCAAGGTTCAGGTAAGACTACTTCCTGTACAAAGTTAGCGGTTTACTACTCGAAGAGAGGTTTTAAAGTGGGTTTGGTATGTGCGGATACTTTCCGTGCTGGTGCATTTGACCAATTGAAACAAAATGCCATAAGAGCGAGAATTCCATTCTATGGGTCATATACGGAAACTGATCCTGCTAAAGTCGCAGAAGAAGGTATTAACAAAtttaagaaagaaaagtttgatattattattgtcgATACTTCGGGTAGGCatcatcaagaagaagagttgTTCCAAGAAATGATTGAGATATCTAATGTCATCAAACCTAACCAGACTATTATGGTTCTGGATGCTTCTATCGGTCAAGCTGCAGAGCAACAATCCAAGGCTTTCAAAGAATCATCTGATTTTGGTGCCATTATATTAACTAAGATGGACGGACATGCTAGAGGAGGTGGGGCAATCTCGGCTGTAGCAGCTACGAACACTCCGATTATCTTTATTGGTACTGGTGAGCATATTcatgatttggaaaagttcTCTCCCAAATCATTCATATCCAAACTGCTGGGTATCGGTGATATAGAAAGtctttttgaacaattaCAAACCGTTTCTAACAAGGAAGATGCAAAAGCTACAATGGAAAACATTCAAAAGGGTAAGTTCACCTTGCTAGATTTCAAGAAGCAAATGCaaacaataatgaaaatgggCCCATTATCAAATATAGCGCAGATGATTCCTGGTATGAGTAATATGATGAATCAAGTTGGGGAGGAGGAAACGTCccaaaagatgaagaaaatggttTACGTCTTGGATTCCATGACCAGAGAAGAACTAGAATCTGATGGTAGAATGTTCATCGAACAGCCTACAAGAATGGTTCGTGTAGCTAAGGGTTCAGGTACTTCTGTATTCGAAGTAGAAATGATATTGATGCAACAGCAAATGATGGCGAGAATGGCACAAACCGCAACACAACAACAACCAGGCGCCCCTGGAGCCAATGCTAGGATGCCCGGTATGCCAAATATGCCTGGTATGCCCGGTATGCCCGGTATGCCCAATATGCCTGGTATGCCAAAAGTGACTCCACAAATGATGCAGCAAGCACAACAAAAACTGAAACAAAACCCAGGTCTAATGCAAAATATGATGAACATGTTTGGTGGTGGTGGAATGGGTGGTGGAATGGGCGGAGGAATGCCTGATATGAAcgaaatgatgaaaatgatgcAAGATCCACAAATGCAACAAATGGCAAAGCAATTCGGTATGGGTTAA
- a CDS encoding uncharacterized protein (similar to YPR089W), which yields MDSVWDDARIEDGTVEEPAGSSHAQEKLALIKSTLLKLDQDDKLESGSWVQLVKLICDEDLEEEFTTFKELLKEVRNVNDKSITGVALIHYIIAFDRADYIELLHDNPSGAKLDLNLVDDIVGYTPLMWSFSLQRRNCCLELFNAFDEINFNMTNKAGLTAWDMVPPYSPLSEFLEQNNMFRYRTEVKREIPQISQPKDTSLLLTNEDSTTKETFDNIDLQVAGLTLSPGANDNLFLDSDDKNMNHSQGAATLIDPTYTEDYHGTFDYDKLSADQYLEFSDFDIPQILNLLISLPQKEPHMTTYPAGLIYQCIRYADHKIKSKSLVESLINLSLTKILTSVSSNGAAGLVSTEASLQAGDIVLQSYWLSCLSFLYYYLCRDDSFFKRHPSVLQELINTIHSIIIELTSSIHCRLISLIDSTLLSYTTIQDVKQTLYKRDWNFFKKRKQAKLLLKEKNRKQLKDQQKKEHHRKSQDQENRKEEENQQDGNDSDDRVSTNDDNNSNASLFYDKEILRHLYPPSFEEQMKPSPLKIVQIFGALSYVLNLHQTHPIFQQQCLSISVNWFATTLFNKILKDKKKRSLSRAHAIQIRLNLSTLESWIQNNDFCVPKPMLIDDFMWQRFPITLIRDVGEIDLSDPILRNVATYKPVDENNKDWIYDASNSLFYYQPFHKIAQIHLEPVFQLLQWLQVATTLDSEESLTSTMSLLPRITPVQLLKSMEKYNYELNENKFNSKLKKFLNNKIKDNKMSKTDAYLQEHEIPYLVLPTIPEMTDLYSKGPDSHSFQPFLPGSIQDDVYEIHDANFKQRQNEPQISQNNSNRSDSSEDEDEAQDEAKGGSRESTEIGEAAESEGNAFNGGNDDYFKELNIPSSTAQRPTWSNNDDIEQNPW from the coding sequence ATGGACAGTGTTTGGGACGATGCTAGAATAGAAGACGGAACGGTGGAAGAACCAGCGGGTTCCTCTCATGCTCAGGAGAAACTCGCGCTGATAAAATCAACATTGCTTAAACTAGACCAAGATGATAAATTAGAAAGCGGTTCCTGGGTGCAACTAGTCAAATTAATCTGTGACGAAGAccttgaagaagaatttacCACATTCAAGGAGTTATTGAAGGAAGTCAGAAACGTTAATGACAAATCCATTACGGGTGTTGCCTTAATTCATTATATCATTGCGTTTGATCGTGCAGATTACATTGAGTTGCTACATGATAACCCCTCTGGTGCAAAGCTAGATTTGAATCTTGTTGATGACATTGTAGGCTACACACCTTTGATGTGGAGTTTCAGTTTACAGAGAAGGAACTGTTGCTTGGAGTTGTTCAACGCATTCGACGAGATAAACTTCAACATGACGAATAAAGCTGGACTAACTGCTTGGGATATGGTTCCTCCATATTCACCGCTTTCAGAATTTTTGGAACAAAACAATATGTTTCGATACCGTACTGAAGTAAAACGTGAAATACCTCAAATTTCTCAACCAAAGGACACCTCTCTTCTATTGACTAATGAAGATTCTACCACAAAGGAAACTTTTGATAATATTGACTTACAAGTGGCCGGTTTAACCTTGTCTCCTGGCGCAAATGACAACCTGTTTCTGGATTCAGATGATAAGAACATGAACCATTCGCAGGGAGCCGCAACATTAATCGATCCAACATATACAGAAGATTATCACGGTACCTTTGATTATGATAAATTATCTGCGGACCAGTACTTGGAATTTTCGGATTTCGATATACCACAAATCTTAAATCTATTGATATCCCTACCACAAAAGGAACCTCACATGACGACCTATCCTGCTGGTTTAATATACCAATGTATCAGGTATGCTGATCATAAGATAAAGTCTAAGTCACTAGTAGAATCATTGATTAACTTATCTCTGACAAAAATCTTGACCAGTGTTTCATCCAACGGAGCTGCAGGGTTAGTCTCCACAGAAGCATCTTTACAAGCAGGTGACATTGTATTGCAATCGTATTGGTTAAGTTGTCTATCGTTTCTCTATTATTACCTCTGTAGAGACGATTCGTTTTTCAAGAGGCATCCGAGCGTGTTGCAGGAACTGATCAACACCATCCATTCTATTATTATAGAACTGACATCTTCCATTCATTGCAGgttaatttctttgatagATTCAACTTTGCTATCATACACGACAATTCAAGATGTTAAACAAACTCTATATAAAAGAGACtggaactttttcaaaaagagaaagcaGGCCAAGCTCTTattgaaggaaaagaatagaaaaCAATTAAAGgatcaacaaaaaaaagaacatcaTCGAAAAAGTCAAGATCAAGAAAACcggaaagaagaagagaatcAACAAGATGGGAATGATTCAGATGATAGAGTATCAACTAATGATGATAACAACTCCAATGCTTCGCTGTTTTATGATAAGGAAATTTTAAGACATTTATATCCTCCGTCATTCGAAGAACAGATGAAACCTTCTCCACTAAAGATTGTTCAAATATTTGGCGCTTTGTCTTACGTTCTCAATTTACATCAAACGcatccaatttttcaacagcAATGTCTCTCTATATCAGTTAATTGGTTTGCCACGACTTTATTCAATAAGATCCTGAaggacaaaaagaagagatcgTTATCAAGGGCCCATGCCATTCAAATTAGACTAAATCTTTCAACACTAGAATCATGGATACAGAATAACGATTTCTGTGTTCCTAAACCGATGCTTATTGATGACTTCATGTGGCAGCGCTTTCCAATAACTTTAATTCGCGATGTTGGCGAAATAGACCTATCGGATCCGATATTGAGAAATGTGGCAACTTACAAACCTGTAgatgaaaataacaaaGACTGGATATATGATGCGTCAAACTCATTATTTTACTACCAACCTTTCCATAAAATTGCCCAAATTCATCTTGAGCCAGTTTTCCAACTGTTACAGTGGTTACAAGTAGCTACAACGCTCGATAGTGAAGAATCATTGACATCAACAATGAGTTTATTACCAAGAATTACCCCTGTACAGCTACTGAAATCTATGGAGAAATACAACTACGAattgaatgaaaataaatttaaTTCTaaactgaagaaatttttaaacaacaaaatcaaagataATAAGATGAGCAAAACAGATGCATATCTGCAAGAACATGAAATTCCGTATTTAGTGCTACCAACTATTCCTGAAATGACAGACTTGTATTCAAAGGGTCCCGATTCGCATTCTTTCCAACCGTTTTTGCCTGGTAGTATCCAGGACGATGTTTATGAAATTCACGATGCCAACTTCAAACAAAGACAAAATGAGCCACAGATTTCTCAGAATAACTCGAATAGGTCAGATTCCtctgaagatgaagatgaggCGCAAGATGAAGCTAAAGGAGGTTCAAGAGAAAGTACAGAGATCGGCGAAGCAGCCGAATCCGAAGGCAACGCGTTTAATGGAGGTAATGATGATTattttaaagaattaaataTTCCGTCTTCCACTGCTCAACGTCCTACTTGGTCGAATAATGATGACATAGAACAAAATCCGTGGTAG
- the NVJ2 gene encoding Nvj2p (Lipid-binding ER protein, enriched at nucleus-vacuolar junctions (NVJ)~similar to YPR091C) — protein MASLKVLLAVYLLGGFTFLPLVLFTFYKVHVLYSNLKSVSKKGLDHDAADEVDEKTRLLVHDIDPEFKAGKSEEQLGVKVFNKGWITVTKQYYYHSSEVAVILKNSNNNKDSDTALQEQILQRTDLKKKQRFFAVLRHGNLFLYKDDSQNANLVHAISLQNRFITIWPRYDELGKEELPDASLFTKRTCIAIFKNDLVSIDSKNHNVILPHFDPLTSADSNNGDISTNDTTHEYQSQFHSSNQFFLYFDNNMDKEDWYYQLINASKNNNTSSTGLLNPSVSANAAHLKTKDMLQLIQDINSTENQLTTKWLNALLGRLFLSLQQTDTLNKFIHEKICKKLNKIKTPGFLDDLVVEKVDVGDSAPLFTSPELLELSPEGSTKIAIDVQYKGNLTIIIATKANINLGSHFKQREVSLQLSIKIKEFSGPLLFLIKPPPSNRVWYAFRTEPIMDFEIEPIVSSSKLSYNVVTNAIKSKFAEAVKESLVVPFMDDIVFYPTPNEIYRGGIWEEQDPEAVARAHTTAAASGMNNTSAREHLAAVQEGGTKTQSRIKKALRPERKKENLKDLVDVSGVTTKTTAQTTVTTATNDDVSSSENSTKSRKYFKNSIKKIGRWYKDNVGNSSDTEDMDDMDVQDKKNDDSADEKESDNPTLTSNPKMISNRRPVPRRPSQQPLNTLSPKLEEKKVKETEIFPAPPSASNINASKMFANKENRKFSVSSNDSQNSLKNGDPHAKNSKLESSQAFVKKTSPNRFNDGFFKQDLEFEEQREPKL, from the coding sequence ATGGCTAGCTTGAAGGTGCTTTTGGCAGTTTACTTGCTTGGTGGTTTCACATTTTTACCTTTGGTTCTTTTCACCTTCTATAAAGTCCATGTATTGTACAGCAACCTTAAATCTGTATCGAAGAAGGGGTTAGATCATGATGCAGCGGACGaagttgatgaaaaaacCAGGCTCTTAGTTCACGATATAGACCCAGAGTTCAAGGCAGGCAAGTCAGAAGAGCAATTGGGCGTCAAAGTTTTCAACAAGGGTTGGATCACCGTGACTAAGCAATATTATTACCATTCTTCAGAAGTAGCtgtgattttgaagaattctaataataacaagGATTCTGACACTGCACTTCAAGAGCAAATCTTGCAAAGAACAgacttgaagaagaaacaaaggTTTTTTGCAGTACTAAGGCATGGTAAtttgtttttatataaagacGACTCTCAAAATGCAAATTTGGTCCATGCCATATCTTTGCAAAACAGGTTTATTACCATTTGGCCCCGTTACGATGAACTGGGCAAGGAGGAATTACCTGATGCTTCGCTTTTCACAAAGAGAACCTGTATTGctatttttaaaaatgacCTCGTTTCCATAGACTCTAAAAACCATAATGTCATCTTACCACATTTCGACCCACTTACCAGTGCAGACTCGAATAATGGTGATATCTCCACTAATGACACTACACACGAATACCAATCACAGTTTCATAGTTCGAACCAgttctttttgtattttgatAATAACATGGATAAAGAAGATTGGTATTACCAATTGATCAATGCCTcgaaaaacaataataccTCCTCAACTGGTTTATTGAACCCTAGTGTTTCAGCTAACGCCGCTCATTTGAAGACTAAGGATATGTTACAATTGATTCAAGATATTAATTCCACTGAAAACCAGTTAACTACCAAGTGGCTAAATGCTCTTCTTGGCagattatttctttcattgcAACAAACCGATACATTGAATAAGTTCATTCATGAGAAAATTTGCAAGAagttaaataaaataaaaactcCAGGGTTCTTGGACGATTTGGTCGTTGAAAAGGTCGATGTGGGTGATAGTGCACCATTGTTCACCTCTCCGGAACTGTTAGAATTGTCTCCTGAGGGTTCCACCAAGATTGCTATCGACGTTCAATACAAGGGAAACTTGACGATTATTATTGCGACAAAGGCGAATATTAACTTGGGATCACATTTCAAACAAAGAGAGGTTTCTTTGCAGTTGTCCataaaaattaaagaattttCCGGTCCACTTTTATTTCTAATCAAACCACCTCCATCAAATAGAGTCTGGTATGCCTTCCGTACAGAACCAATAATGGATTTCGAAATCGAGCCTATTGTCAGTTCAAGCAAATTATCGTACAACGTCGTTACCAACGCTATTAAAAGTAAATTTGCCGAAGCCGTAAAGGAGTCCCTGGTTGTTCCGTTTATGgatgatattgttttctatCCAACACCTAATGAGATTTACAGAGGTGGTATTTGGGAGGAACAGGATCCTGAGGCAGTGGCGAGGGCTCACACTACAGCAGCAGCCTCAGGTATGAATAATACCAGTGCTAGAGAACATTTGGCAGCAGTTCAAGAAGGTGGGACGAAAACTCAGAGTCGAATTAAAAAAGCCTTAAGGCcagaaaggaagaaagaaaatctaAAGGATCTTGTTGACGTGTCTGGGGTGACAACCAAGACTACAGCCCAGACAACAGTTACTACAGCGACGAACGATGATGTTTCCAGTTCCGAAAATTCTACTAAGTCAAGGAAATATTTTAAGAACTCAATTAAGAAAATCGGTAGATGGTACAAAGATAATGTTGGGAATTCAAGTGACACCGAAGATATGGATGATATGGATGTACAggataagaaaaatgacGATTCAGCAGATGAGAAGGAATCAGATAATCCTACACTTACTTCCAATCCAAAAATGATTTCCAATAGAAGACCAGTGCCTAGAAGACCTTCGCAACAACCGTTAAATACATTATCTCCaaaacttgaagaaaaaaaggtaaaagaaactgaaatttttccagCTCCACCGTCGGCTTCAAATATAAATGCTTCAAAGATGTTTGcgaacaaagaaaataggAAATTTTCTGTGTCCTCAAATGATTCTCAGAATTCGCTCAAAAATGGTGATCCCCATgcgaaaaattcaaaacttgaaaGCTCTCAAGCTTTTGTTAAGAAGACCTCTCCAAATCGTTTCAATGACGGATTTTTCAAGCAAGATttagaatttgaagaacaacgAGAGCCCAAATTGTGA
- the ASR1 gene encoding ubiquitin-protein ligase ASR1 (Ubiquitin ligase that modifies and regulates RNA Pol II~similar to YPR093C), translating into MQGVEPRDRLYHQPNTQTSYKNMEECPICLGDDQECEQFGRLEVCRHKFHLNCIREWHKYSIDLKCPICRIESNHLEVGEGQHAVSINLKMGFMIKNAIEYVDAEATNERNEDDAGEQDQEMEILSERFQDRLVMNTIKIIQCSICGDTDVSRLNLYCQDCEAIYHETCLRGLAYEVGDRNTWQECTDCRSNDLLQLRMGANRSQLASYDSRNCMIFAGVVRDKHSVKTQQMYDRIRNAKHKIQIHVRRALDRYPLPLLQFRDAYKHLNKQVSRKLYRLSDNKYLPAHYDYDSLARTGVHTELLLYCHVEE; encoded by the coding sequence atgcaAGGAGTTGAGCCAAGGGATAGACTGTACCATCAGCCAAATACTCAAACATCATACAAAAATATGGAAGAGTGTCCCATTTGTTTGGGGGACGATCAAGAGTGTGAACAGTTTGGACGTTTAGAGGTTTGCAGGCATAAGTTTCACCTAAATTGTATAAGAGAATGGCACAAGTACAGCATCGACTTGAAGTGTCCCATCTGCAGGATTGAATCCAACCACTTAGAAGTCGGCGAGGGGCAACATGCAGTTTCtataaatttgaagatgGGGTTTATGATTAAGAATGCTATTGAATATGTGGATGCCGAAGCCACTAACGAAAGAAATGAGGACGACGCAGGGGAGCAAGAccaagaaatggaaattCTCAGCGAAAGATTCCAAGATAGGCTGGTAATGAATACCATTAAGATAATCCAGTGCAGCATATGCGGAGACACAGATGTCTCTCGACTGAACCTGTATTGCCAAGACTGCGAAGCAATATATCACGAAACATGTCTACGTGGGCTAGCCTATGAGGTGGGTGATCGCAATACGTGGCAAGAGTGCACAGATTGTCGATCAAATGATTTGCTCCAGCTGCGCATGGGTGCTAACAGGAGTCAACTTGCTAGCTACGACTCTAGAAATTGCATGATTTTTGCTGGTGTGGTACGGGACAAGCACAGTGTCAAAACACAGCAGATGTATGACCGGATACGGAATGCCAAGCATAAAATCCAGATACATGTGCGACGAGCACTGGACCGGTACCCACTGCCACTACTGCAGTTTAGGGATGCCTACAAGCACCTCAACAAGCAAGTATCCCGCAAGTTGTACCGCCTTTCTGATAACAAGTACCTACCTGCCCACTACGATTACGACTCTTTAGCTCGCACCGGAGTGCACACAGAGCTCCTACTCTACTGCCACGTTGAGGAGTAG
- the RDS3 gene encoding U2 snRNP complex subunit RDS3 (Component of the SF3b subcomplex of the U2 snRNP~similar to YPR094W) has product MSRHQFDLIMCLKQPGVQTGLLCEKCDGKCPICDSYVRPKRKVRICESCSFGKQAKNCIICNLNAGVNDAFYCWECCRLGKDKDGCPRILNLGSNRLDRHFEKKKKV; this is encoded by the coding sequence ATGTCCCGCCATCAGTTTGATTTAATAATGTGTCTGAAGCAGCCTGGTGTACAGACAGGTCTTCTCTGTGAAAAATGTGATGGCAAATGTCCCATCTGCGACTCTTACGTAAGGCCCAAAAGGAAAGTTAGAATATGCGAAAGCTGTTCGTTCGGTAAACAAGCTAAAAATTGTATAATTTGCAACTTGAATGCTGGCGTCAATGATGCATTCTATTGCTGGGAGTGTTGCCGCTTAGGTAAAGATAAAGATGGCTGTCCTAGGATTTTGAACCTTGGTAGTAATAGGCTGGATAGACATTTcgagaaaaagaaaaaagtataa